In Bacillus sp. Cs-700, one genomic interval encodes:
- a CDS encoding NADP-dependent oxidoreductase → MSKQRQIHLAKRPEGMPAMEHFNIVEADIPSPKDREVLLRALYLTVDPYMRGRMRDAKSYVAPFQVNEPLNGGVVAEVAESKSSHFNQGDVVIGHLNWEEYSVANEKHLRKIDPSVAPITTHLGILGMPGQTAYFGLLDIGQPKEGETVVVSGAAGAVGSVVGQIAKIKGCRVVGIAGSDDKIDYIKNELGFDEGINYKTQDVYQALKDACPDGIDVYYENVGGEIGDAAISLLNKFARIPVCGAISSYNNKEADLGPRVQGKLIQTSSLMKGFVVGDYSDRFNEGAEQLGKWLQEGKLKYEETIVEGFENVPNAFLGLFEGKNLGKQLVKVADPEYATLPNR, encoded by the coding sequence ATGAGTAAACAAAGACAAATTCATCTAGCAAAAAGACCAGAAGGTATGCCTGCAATGGAACACTTCAATATTGTTGAAGCGGACATTCCATCCCCGAAAGATAGAGAAGTTCTTCTTCGTGCACTATACCTTACAGTAGACCCTTACATGAGAGGTCGTATGAGAGATGCAAAATCATACGTAGCACCATTTCAAGTAAATGAACCATTAAATGGTGGTGTTGTAGCTGAAGTAGCAGAATCTAAATCATCACACTTTAATCAAGGTGACGTCGTTATCGGGCACTTAAACTGGGAAGAATATTCAGTAGCGAACGAAAAACACCTTCGCAAAATCGACCCAAGTGTTGCCCCAATTACCACGCACCTTGGAATTCTCGGCATGCCAGGTCAAACGGCTTATTTCGGACTTTTAGACATCGGTCAACCTAAAGAGGGCGAAACAGTAGTCGTCTCAGGCGCTGCTGGAGCAGTAGGCTCTGTAGTTGGTCAAATCGCTAAAATTAAAGGCTGTCGTGTGGTTGGTATTGCTGGCTCTGATGACAAAATCGATTATATTAAAAACGAGCTTGGCTTTGATGAAGGCATTAATTACAAAACACAGGACGTCTATCAAGCATTAAAAGACGCTTGTCCGGACGGCATTGACGTATATTACGAGAATGTTGGTGGCGAAATAGGCGATGCCGCTATTAGCTTACTAAACAAATTTGCTCGCATCCCTGTATGTGGCGCTATCTCTTCTTACAATAATAAGGAAGCAGATCTTGGTCCACGCGTTCAAGGTAAACTAATTCAAACAAGTTCTCTCATGAAAGGCTTTGTTGTTGGCGACTATTCTGATCGTTTTAATGAAGGTGCTGAACAACTTGGTAAATGGCTACAAGAAGGTAAATTAAAATACGAAGAAACGATCGTAGAAGGATTCGAAAACGTTCCAAATGCATTCCTTGGCCTTTTTGAAGGTAAAAATCTTGGTAAACAACTTGTTAAAGTGGCAGATCCAGAATATGCTACACTTCCTAATCGCTAA
- a CDS encoding YitT family protein, producing MLHHIKTYLLITLGALGVATHVHFFLSPNSLATGGVSGLSILMNHLVPNLSVGMFMIILNAVLLLVGILFLGPKFGVKTIYASFALSLAVWAFERFIPVTEPFSQDILIQLIIGQCIAAAGMGLVFHQKASTGGTDIIAMILNKFFSMEVGKAVLVSDISIALFSVVLFGPEIGMYAIFGVILNGLVIDYTLQSFEAKKEIVIISKESEEIRSFIVEVIGKGATIHTARGAFTSDEKEVITTILGRKDLLKLKKHVGAVDQKAFITVHSMKEILGQDFKSLA from the coding sequence ATGCTTCATCACATCAAAACTTATCTGCTAATTACTTTGGGTGCGCTCGGTGTTGCTACCCACGTTCATTTCTTCCTATCTCCTAATAGTCTTGCAACAGGGGGAGTCAGTGGTTTGTCGATTCTGATGAACCATCTTGTCCCAAACCTGTCAGTCGGAATGTTTATGATTATTTTGAACGCAGTTCTTTTGTTAGTTGGAATTCTTTTTCTCGGACCTAAATTCGGTGTTAAAACGATTTATGCAAGCTTTGCGTTATCACTTGCTGTATGGGCATTTGAGCGCTTTATTCCAGTGACTGAGCCATTTAGTCAGGATATCTTAATTCAATTGATCATTGGACAGTGTATTGCTGCAGCTGGCATGGGACTTGTTTTTCATCAGAAAGCTTCTACTGGCGGTACGGATATCATTGCGATGATTCTCAATAAATTCTTCTCAATGGAAGTTGGGAAAGCCGTTCTGGTCTCAGATATTTCAATTGCCCTATTCTCAGTCGTCTTATTTGGACCTGAAATCGGAATGTATGCAATATTTGGTGTCATATTAAACGGCTTAGTGATTGATTATACGCTTCAAAGCTTTGAAGCAAAGAAAGAGATTGTGATCATTAGTAAAGAGAGTGAAGAAATTCGTTCCTTTATTGTTGAAGTAATTGGGAAAGGCGCTACAATTCACACAGCAAGAGGCGCGTTTACTTCAGATGAAAAAGAAGTGATTACAACGATTCTTGGAAGAAAAGATCTTCTAAAACTGAAAAAGCACGTTGGTGCCGTTGATCAAAAAGCCTTTATAACAGTTCATAGTATGAAGGAAATTCTTGGTCAGGATTTTAAATCACTTGCTTAA
- the rarD gene encoding EamA family transporter RarD, with amino-acid sequence MKNLDNEQTIGILSGAGAYFLWGVLPLYWKLVGSVPSEEVLAHRIIWSFVFMLIILAVLRKISSFKGELYAIFRQPKKLMAIAFASLFITINWFAFIWAVNHDHVIQTSLGYYINPLISVLLGILFLKERLSFWQLISFFLATIGVLNLVFRFGEIPWVSLILAMSFGLYGLLKKKARLGALTGLTIETLLITPFALIYLMTVRSSVADALYIQDSVIFSLLLGAGIVTAVPLLLFASGANRISLSMIGFLQYIAPTLMLVQGVFLYDESFTSVHVVSFTLIWAALILFSFARTKLFRRIEPPFFQRKHSLES; translated from the coding sequence ATGAAGAACTTAGATAATGAACAAACAATCGGTATACTTTCCGGTGCAGGCGCCTACTTCTTATGGGGGGTTCTTCCGCTATATTGGAAGCTAGTCGGGAGCGTGCCATCTGAAGAAGTACTCGCTCACCGTATCATCTGGTCATTTGTTTTTATGTTAATCATTCTAGCTGTGCTGAGGAAAATCTCTTCTTTTAAAGGTGAACTGTACGCCATCTTTCGCCAGCCTAAAAAGCTAATGGCTATTGCCTTTGCTTCTTTATTTATTACAATTAATTGGTTTGCGTTCATTTGGGCGGTTAATCACGATCACGTGATTCAAACAAGTCTTGGATATTACATCAACCCATTGATTAGCGTTCTTCTTGGAATTCTATTCTTAAAAGAAAGACTTTCATTCTGGCAACTTATTTCTTTCTTTCTTGCGACAATTGGTGTATTAAATCTCGTTTTTCGTTTTGGGGAAATACCGTGGGTTTCTCTTATTCTCGCGATGAGCTTTGGTTTATATGGCTTATTGAAAAAGAAAGCAAGACTTGGTGCTCTAACGGGACTTACCATTGAAACTTTACTCATCACGCCGTTTGCATTAATCTATTTAATGACAGTGCGCTCTAGCGTTGCGGATGCTTTATATATTCAGGATTCAGTTATTTTCAGTCTATTGCTAGGTGCAGGAATCGTAACAGCTGTCCCACTCCTTCTATTTGCAAGTGGTGCTAATCGCATCTCTCTTTCCATGATTGGCTTTTTACAATACATCGCTCCCACGCTAATGCTTGTACAAGGTGTATTTCTTTATGATGAATCATTCACTTCTGTACACGTCGTCAGCTTTACGTTAATCTGGGCAGCGCTCATACTTTTCAGTTTTGCCCGTACAAAACTATTCCGTAGAATTGAACCACCCTTCTTTCAAAGAAAACATTCACTAGAATCTTAG
- a CDS encoding TspO/MBR family protein — protein sequence MGKFLLNLIAYVIVVTVNGLANALPLNGQTTGEISNRLNVLFTPAGYVFSIWGLIYLLLGIWVIRQFPKSRRDLPVYQETSGLFVLSSILNSLWIFLWHYEFFGLSVIVMLLLLLTLIRLYTKAKAADASFFDLLPFSVYLGWISVATIANISYYLTYIDWDGFGLSDSLWTFLLLIIATILALTFLKKEQDWVYPLVFVWAFIGIGVKNQNGDVPLVVYSSYFLAALIFIVTIVYAIKNKR from the coding sequence ATGGGTAAATTTCTTCTTAACCTTATTGCATACGTGATCGTCGTAACGGTAAACGGGCTAGCTAATGCACTTCCACTAAATGGACAAACGACTGGTGAAATTTCAAATAGACTAAATGTATTGTTTACACCTGCTGGTTATGTGTTTAGTATTTGGGGACTAATTTATCTTTTATTAGGGATATGGGTTATTCGCCAATTCCCTAAAAGTCGTCGCGATCTGCCAGTCTATCAGGAAACGAGCGGACTATTTGTATTAAGCTCCATCCTAAATAGTCTATGGATTTTCCTATGGCATTATGAATTCTTCGGACTATCTGTTATTGTTATGCTTCTTTTACTCTTAACTCTCATCAGACTATACACGAAAGCAAAAGCAGCAGATGCATCCTTCTTTGACTTACTCCCTTTTTCCGTATATCTTGGATGGATTAGCGTAGCGACAATCGCAAACATTAGTTATTATCTAACATACATCGACTGGGATGGTTTCGGCTTATCTGATTCGTTATGGACTTTCCTTCTATTAATTATCGCCACAATATTGGCCCTTACTTTCCTAAAGAAAGAGCAAGATTGGGTTTATCCGCTCGTATTTGTATGGGCGTTTATTGGAATTGGCGTAAAAAATCAAAATGGAGACGTTCCCCTAGTCGTCTATTCATCCTACTTTCTTGCTGCACTGATCTTCATCGTCACTATTGTGTATGCTATTAAAAATAAACGCTAA
- a CDS encoding DUF2071 domain-containing protein, with product MSEKLSGWIMKQTWEDLLFLHWSVDPYWLQSMLPPQLEVDTFDGKAWIGIVPFEMTHIRFRGLPSVPFASRLLELNVRTYVKYGERRGVYFFSLDASHKAGVAIARNIFYLPYFHANMGKKSDGNQISFWSSRTHKDAKQADYHVIYEPVGDSFETTEGNLDYWLTERDRLFVVRENNVYQGEIRHDKWPLQKVDVAVLRDTLSQSYYYHDSYITHFSKSVTTYLWPFEKITKTTSPSSK from the coding sequence TTGAGCGAAAAATTAAGCGGATGGATCATGAAGCAAACTTGGGAGGACCTCTTATTCTTGCACTGGTCCGTTGATCCCTACTGGCTTCAATCAATGCTCCCACCTCAATTAGAAGTTGATACGTTTGATGGCAAAGCATGGATTGGGATCGTTCCATTTGAAATGACGCATATTCGGTTTAGAGGATTGCCTTCTGTTCCATTTGCTTCAAGACTACTTGAATTAAATGTACGAACGTATGTGAAATATGGTGAAAGGCGTGGAGTATATTTCTTTAGCCTTGATGCTAGTCATAAAGCAGGTGTCGCGATTGCTAGAAATATTTTTTATCTTCCATACTTTCACGCAAATATGGGTAAAAAAAGCGATGGAAACCAAATTAGTTTCTGGTCCTCACGAACCCATAAAGATGCTAAACAAGCCGATTATCACGTTATTTACGAACCAGTAGGTGATAGCTTCGAGACAACAGAAGGAAATCTTGATTACTGGCTGACAGAAAGAGATCGGCTTTTTGTCGTACGTGAAAACAACGTTTATCAGGGTGAAATTAGGCATGATAAGTGGCCGCTCCAAAAAGTAGACGTGGCTGTTCTCCGAGATACACTCTCTCAGTCGTATTACTATCATGATTCTTACATCACTCATTTTTCTAAATCTGTGACGACCTATTTGTGGCCATTTGAAAAGATAACAAAAACAACAAGCCCCTCTTCGAAGTGA
- a CDS encoding response regulator transcription factor, with protein sequence MIKVLFVDDHEMVRIGVSSYLSAQADITVVGEADNGKKGVELALSLRPDIILMDLVMEEMDGIEATKHIIADWPEAKIIIVTSFIDDEKVYPALEAGATSYMLKTSKAVEIANAVRKTYHGESVLEPEVTGKMMSRMRSRVQTLPHEELTEREMEILLLMAQGKANQTIADECFIALKTVKVHVSNILGKLEVQDRTQAVIYAFKHNLVN encoded by the coding sequence ATGATTAAGGTGTTGTTTGTTGATGATCATGAAATGGTGCGAATCGGAGTATCGTCTTATTTGTCAGCTCAAGCAGATATTACCGTTGTTGGAGAAGCAGACAATGGAAAGAAAGGTGTAGAACTGGCTCTTTCACTTCGGCCTGATATTATTCTCATGGACCTTGTAATGGAAGAGATGGATGGTATTGAAGCAACGAAGCACATTATTGCAGATTGGCCGGAAGCAAAGATTATTATTGTCACGAGTTTCATTGATGATGAGAAAGTGTATCCGGCACTTGAAGCTGGGGCTACAAGTTACATGCTAAAAACATCAAAAGCTGTGGAAATTGCGAATGCCGTTCGAAAAACCTATCATGGAGAATCTGTGCTTGAACCTGAAGTGACTGGGAAGATGATGTCACGCATGCGTAGCCGGGTTCAAACGCTACCTCACGAAGAGTTAACGGAAAGAGAAATGGAAATACTCTTATTAATGGCCCAGGGTAAAGCAAACCAAACAATCGCTGATGAATGTTTTATTGCTCTTAAAACCGTAAAAGTTCATGTAAGTAATATCCTTGGTAAACTTGAGGTCCAGGATCGAACTCAAGCTGTTATTTACGCATTTAAACACAACCTTGTGAACTGA